In the Rhizobium sp. SSA_523 genome, CGCTCCGCCGTCTCCAGAAAGGCATGGCCCTCGGCGGTCAGTTCGCAGCCGCTCGGCTTGCGGATCAACAGCCGCGTGCGCAGCGAATCCTCCAGCGCATTGATGCGGCGGCCGAGTGTCGCATGGTTCAATCCGAGCCGCCGCGAGGCCGAAAGCAACTGCCCCTCGCGGGCGACGGCGAGAAAAATGCGGACATTGTCCCAGTCCATCCGTTCAATCCTCGCAAGGGCGGCAGGGGCGGTTCGGCGGTCGCGAACAGCCGCGGCCAGCCAGGGGTAGGTCGATTTTTGCACAACGGATGCGTAAATCATCCTGTTGTCTTGTGCAAATGAAAGCGCATACTGCCGCCACAATCATCCAGGAGGAAACCCATGTATCAAATCGGCCATTATATTGACGGCAAGCACGTGCCCGGAACGTCCGGCCGCAAGCAGGGCATCTACAATCCGGCAACCGGGGACGTGCAGGGAGAGGTCGCCCTGGCGAGCGCCGAAGAGCTGAATGCCGCGGTGGAAAGCGCCAAGGCAGCGCAGGTCAAATGGGCGGGAACCAATCCGCAGCGCCGCGCCCGGGTCTTCATGAAATTCGTCCAGCTTCTGAACGACAATATGGACAGCCTGGCCGAAACCCTGTCGCGCGAGCACGGCAAAACGATCGAGGACGCCAAGGGCGATATCGTGCGGGGCCTGGAAGTCTGCGAATTCGTCATTGGCATCCCGCATCTGTCGAAGAGCGAATTCACCGAAGGCGCCGGTCCCAATATCGACATGTATTCCATGCGCCAGCCGGTGGGCATTGGTGCGGGCATCACGCCCTTCAATTTCCCGGCCATGATCCCGATGTGGATGTTCGCGCCGGCCATTGCCTGTGGCAATGCCTTCATCCTGAAGCCCTCAGAGCGTGACCCCTCGGTGCCGATCCGGCTGGCCGAACTGATGATCGAAGCGGGCCTGCCGGCCGGCGTGCTCAACGTTGTCAATGGCGACAAGGCCGCCGTCGACGGCATTCTCACCCACCCGGACATTTCCGCCGTCTCTTTCGTCGGCTCGACGCCGATCGCCCGCTATGTCTATGGCACCGCCGCCATGAACGGCAAGCGCGCCCAGTGCTTCGGCGGCGCGAAGAACCACATGATCATCATGCCGGATGCCGATCTCGATCAGGCCGCCAATGCCCTGATGGGCGCCGGTTACGGATCCGCCGGCGAGCGCTGCATGGCCATTTCGGTAGCCGTTCCGGTGGGAGAGGAGACCGCCAATCGCCTGGTCGAAAAGCTGACGCCCATGGTCGAAAGCCTGCGCATCGGCCCCTATACGGACGACAAGGCCGATATGGGCCCGGTGGTCACCAAGGAAGCCCGCGAGAAGATCCTCGGCCTCATCAACAGCGGTGTCGAGCAGGGCGCCGAACTGGTGGTGGATGGGCGCGATTTCAAGCTGCAGGGCTATGAGAACGGCCATTTCATCGGCGGCTGCCTCTTCGATCATGTGACGCCGGAGATGGATATCTACAAGACCGAAATCTTCGGTCCGGTTCTCTCGGTCGTGCGGGCGAAGAATTACGAGGAAGCCCTCGACCTGCCAATGAAGCATGAATACGGCAATGGCGTTGCCATCTTCACCCGCGACGGCGATGCGGCGCGCGATTTTGCAAGCCGCATCAATATCGGCATGGTTGGTGTCAATGTGCCGATTCCGGTGCCGCTGGCCTACCACTCGTTCGGCGGCTGGAAATCCTCCTCCTTCGGCGATCTCAACCAGCACGGGACCGATTCCATCCGCTTCTGGACGCGCACCAAGACGGTCACCAGCCGCTGGCCGTCCGGCATCAAAGACGGTGCGGAATTCGTGATGCCGGTGATGAAATAAGCCGGAGCTTCGACCATAAAAAAGGGCGCCCGATGCGGCGCCCTTTTCCTCACCCGATCCGGGTCCCTTACTGGTCGCTTACTGGGTTGGGCCTTCGTTGAAGCCGACCTTGTCGACCAGTTCGGAGGCGGTCTTGCGGTTCTTTGCGATGTCGATCAGCGGCAGCGCGTCCGGCTTGATCGCCCCGAAGGACTTGACGATGTCGGAAGGTTCGGCGCCCGGCATGACCGGATATTCGAACACCTGCTCGGCATAGATCTTCTGCGCTTCGCCCGAGGCCAGAAACTCCATCAGCTTCAGGGCATTGTCCTTGTTCGGCGCGTTCTTGGCGAGCGCCATGCCGGAAATATTGACATGCGTGCCGCGGTCGGCCGCATTGGGGAAGAGGATCTTGATCGCCTTCGCCCAGTCCTTCTGCTCCGGCTCCTTCTCATTGGTCATCATCAGGCCGACATAATAGGTATTGCCGAGCGCGATGTCGCATTCGCCGGCCATGATCGATTTGGCCTGGCTGCGGTCATTGCCGTCAGGCTTGCGCGCCAGATTGTTCTTCAGGCCCGTCAGCCATTTTTCGGTGTATTCGGCGCCGTGATGCGCCACCATCGAGGCGAACAGAGCAATATTGTAAGAGTGCTGGCCGTCCCGAATGCAGATCTTTCCCTTCCACTTCGGGTCGGACAGGTCCTCATAGGTGATCTCGTTCTGCTGCACGCGATCCTTGGACGCATAGACCACGCGTCCGCGCGTCGTCAGGCCGAACCACTCGCCCTCCGGATCGCGGAAGGCGGCAGGAATGTCCTTGTTGATCGTCTCGTTATTCGTCACGGCCTGCACCACATCGCCGTCCTTCGCCTCGGTGAGGCGCTGGATATCGACGGTCAGGATGACATCGGCGGGCGAGTTCACGCCTTCCGCCTTGATGCGCTCCACCAGACCCTTGTCCAGGAAGAGAACGTTGGTTTCGATCCCGGTCTTGGTGGTGAAGGCATCCAGCAGGGGCTGGATGAGCTCCGGCTGCCGGTAGGAATAGATGTTCACTTCGCCATCGGCCATGGCCCAGCCACTGCTCAAACCAAGCGCCACACCGGCTGCCAGAAACGTCTTCATGCGATCAATCATCAAAGGGCCCCCCCAAACGTGAACTTATCTGGATGGAAAAAGTCATCAAAGCCCCACCACGTCAATTCACAGCGCCGTGAAAAGTGGATAGTCTCAAGCATATTTTCATATTTTGGAATTGTTCAAAACTGGCGAACGGCTTATATGGTTGGTAGGAAATCGCGGGGAGACCATTATGCGTCTAACGAAACAGACCAACTATGCCGTGCGCATGTTGATGTATTGCGCCGCCAATGACGGCAATCTGAGCCGGATCCCGGAAATCGCGAGAGCCTACGGGGTGTCGGAGCTGTTTCTGTTCAAGATCCTGCAGCCCCTGACCAAGGCTGGTCTGGTGGAAACCGTACGCGGCCGCAATGGCGGCGTGCGCCTGGGACGCAGCGCCGAGAAGATCAGCCTCTTCGACGTCGTGAAGGTCACCGAAGACAGTTTTGCCATGGCGGAATGTTTCGAGGATGGCGCGGTCGAGTGTCCTCTGGTCGACAGCTGCGGACTCAATGCCGCCCTCCGCCGCGCGCTCAACGCCTTCTTCCAGGTGCTGACGGAATATTCCATCGACGACCTGGTCAAGGCACGCCCCCAGATCAACTTCCTGCTTGGTCTCGACGATCTGCCGCCGCGCAAAATCGCCGCCACCGCCTGAGGGCACCGCGCCCGTACGCCCTTCCTCAGTAAGGCAGGGCAGGGAAGCCGGCCCGGAGCCGCTGCGGCGCTCTCCGGCCCGAGGAAGCCCGACCGAGCGATTGCGGCGCGCAAGGCCGGCTTTTTGACGTCATCCCCCGCGGGATATCCGGCCGCCGCCGCTTCTGCCGTCTGGTGCAATGCCGTTCTTGTCCCCCGTTCTGCCTGTTCTCGTCACTCTTGTCCTTGGCGCCATCGGCGCGGCGCTCGCCGCAGCCCTGCAAATGCCGGCGCCCTATCTGGTCGGGCCGGCAGCGCTCGCCACACTGGCCTGCCTGTGCGGCATCCGGATCGCGGTTCCGCCGTCGCTTCGCAATGCCGCCTTCCTCGCCGTCGGCCTGTCCATGGGCTCGACCATCACGCCGGATGTGCTTGCGGCGACCGCGCAATGGCCCCTGAGCTTT is a window encoding:
- a CDS encoding CoA-acylating methylmalonate-semialdehyde dehydrogenase; translation: MYQIGHYIDGKHVPGTSGRKQGIYNPATGDVQGEVALASAEELNAAVESAKAAQVKWAGTNPQRRARVFMKFVQLLNDNMDSLAETLSREHGKTIEDAKGDIVRGLEVCEFVIGIPHLSKSEFTEGAGPNIDMYSMRQPVGIGAGITPFNFPAMIPMWMFAPAIACGNAFILKPSERDPSVPIRLAELMIEAGLPAGVLNVVNGDKAAVDGILTHPDISAVSFVGSTPIARYVYGTAAMNGKRAQCFGGAKNHMIIMPDADLDQAANALMGAGYGSAGERCMAISVAVPVGEETANRLVEKLTPMVESLRIGPYTDDKADMGPVVTKEAREKILGLINSGVEQGAELVVDGRDFKLQGYENGHFIGGCLFDHVTPEMDIYKTEIFGPVLSVVRAKNYEEALDLPMKHEYGNGVAIFTRDGDAARDFASRINIGMVGVNVPIPVPLAYHSFGGWKSSSFGDLNQHGTDSIRFWTRTKTVTSRWPSGIKDGAEFVMPVMK
- a CDS encoding Fe(3+) ABC transporter substrate-binding protein, which gives rise to MKTFLAAGVALGLSSGWAMADGEVNIYSYRQPELIQPLLDAFTTKTGIETNVLFLDKGLVERIKAEGVNSPADVILTVDIQRLTEAKDGDVVQAVTNNETINKDIPAAFRDPEGEWFGLTTRGRVVYASKDRVQQNEITYEDLSDPKWKGKICIRDGQHSYNIALFASMVAHHGAEYTEKWLTGLKNNLARKPDGNDRSQAKSIMAGECDIALGNTYYVGLMMTNEKEPEQKDWAKAIKILFPNAADRGTHVNISGMALAKNAPNKDNALKLMEFLASGEAQKIYAEQVFEYPVMPGAEPSDIVKSFGAIKPDALPLIDIAKNRKTASELVDKVGFNEGPTQ
- the rirA gene encoding iron-responsive transcriptional regulator RirA, with protein sequence MRLTKQTNYAVRMLMYCAANDGNLSRIPEIARAYGVSELFLFKILQPLTKAGLVETVRGRNGGVRLGRSAEKISLFDVVKVTEDSFAMAECFEDGAVECPLVDSCGLNAALRRALNAFFQVLTEYSIDDLVKARPQINFLLGLDDLPPRKIAATA